The Deinococcus aerophilus region CAAGAGCTTTGCCGGGTTCTACAAGTACATGCATGTGCTCGCTGAACAGAACCTTTCGATGAATTGGGGACTGATTGGGCTCTTCACGGCCATCGGGATCGCGGGCAGCTTCCTGGGTGCCCGGGTGGGCAAGAACATTTCCAATGCGAGCCTGAAACGCGGCTTTGCGGGCTTCCTGGTCGTGATGGGCCTGTATGTGCTGGCCACCAACGTTCCGAAGGTGTTGCACCCCGCTCCGTCTATTGAGGCGCGTCCCGCCGGCTCTTCCGCGCACTGACCTTCTGTGCCTGACCGTGGGCCCTTCCGGGTCCCGGTTTCTTTTTTGAGGTGATTTATGACTGAATTTCTCGATGTTCTGCGTTCTCCCTGGCCCTGGTATGTCGCCGGTCCCCTGATCGGCCTGATGGTGCCGCTGCTGTTGTGGCTGGGCAACAAGGGGTTTGGCATCAGCGCCAACCTGCGCCACGCCTGCGCCATTCTGCTGCCGGATCCTGTGAAGCCCAACTTCTTCCGTTACAACTGGCGTGCCGAGAAGTGGAACCTGGTGTTCGCCGCCGGTCTGCTTCTGGGCGGTCTGGTGGCCGGCGGCCTGCTCGCCAACCCGGAGCCGACACAGCTCAGCGCGGCGGGCGTGCAGTCCATTCAGGACCTGGGCGTGCAGGTGCGGCCCGGCCTGGTGCCCGCTGAACTCAGCGACCTGTCCCGGCCCGGCGTGTGGCTGCTGCTGGCGGTCTCGGGGCTGCTCGTGGGCTTCGGAACCCGCTATGGGGGCGGCTGCACCAGCGGTCATGCCATCACGGGCCTGAGTACCCTGCAACTTCCCTCCCTGGTTGCCACCGTGTCCTTTTTTGTGGGCGGCATCCTCAGCGCGAATTTCATTCTTCCCCTGTTCCTGGCGGTAATCCTGTGACCACGAAATCCATGTCCGACATTCCGGGCGTTCACTCGGAAGCGTCCACCCCCCGCTCCGCGACGGCCCTACCGGTCTACCTGCTCGTTGGGCTGTATTTCGGGGTCGTGCTCGTCAAGAGCGAGGCGGCGAGCTGGTACCGCATCCAGGAGATGTTCCGCTTCGAGTCGTTTCATATGTTCGGGGTGATCGGCGCGGCGGTCGTGACCGGGATGATCACCACCGCGCTGCTGCGCCGCAGCGGTGTCAAGAGCCGTGATCATCAGACCATCAAGGTGACCGATAAGGCCCGGGGCTGGAAGCGGTACGTGTACGGGGGCCTGACCTTCGGCGTGGGCTGGGGGCTGGCGGGCGTATGCCCCGGCCCGATTCTCACCCTGCTGGGGGCGGGCGTCTGGCCCATGCTGATTGTGCTGGGGTTTGCGCTGCTGGGCACCTGGCTGTACGGCGCCCTGCAGAACCGGCTGCCTCACTGAGGCCAGGGGATCACACGAGGGGGATCAGGACGGACGTCCTGATCCCCCTCGTGCTGTTGGGGGTGCTCTAGGGTCCGTCCTGGCCGTACACCATCTGGCCGTCCTCGGCGTGGTCCCTGCCCTGCATCCGGCGGCGGAAGACCCAGAAGTTCCAGCCCTGGTAGGCGATGATCAGTGGCAGGAAGATGCCGCAGGCCCAGCTCAGCAGCCGCAGCGTATACGGCTCAGAGGCGGCGTTGACCACCGTCAGGTCATAGGCCGCGCCCAGGGTGCTGGGCATCACGTTGGGAAACAGGCTGACGAAGATGGTGGCGGTGGAGAACACGATGGTCAGGCCGGTGGCAGCGAAGGCCAGCGCGTCGCGCCTGAGCGTCAGGGCCAACCAGATCAGGCCCAGGTTCAGGGCGGCCAGCGCCGGAAACAGCCACTCGCTGAGGCCAAAGGCATTGAACAGTTCCCGGCCCACAAAGCCCAGCAGCACGAAGCCCAGCACCAGAACCGTGGCAAACGCCCCGAAGGTGAGGGCGGCGCGGCGGGCCTTGCGGTGCAGGTCGCCCGCCGGGTCCAGCCGCAGCAGCAAGAAGGTCGCGCCGTGCAGCACGAACAGGCTCAGCGTCGCTAGGCCGCCCATGACGCTGAACAGGTCAATGGTCTCGCTGACGCCGCCGCCGTAGCGTCCACCGGCACCGATGGGCAGGCCCCGCACCATGTTTGCCATGATCATGCCCCACAGAAAGGCGGGCAGCGCGTTGCACACGAAGGCCGTTACGTCCCAGAAGATGCGCCAGCGGGGATTGTCCATCTCGGCGCGGTATTCGAAGGCCACCCCACGTCCGATCAGGGCGAGCAGGATCAGCGCGAACATCGGGTACAGCGCGGTCAGCAGTGTGCCGTACCACAGCGGAAAGGCCGCGAAGATCGCTCCGGCCCCCAGGATGATCCAGACCTCGTTGGCCGCCCAGAACGGCCCCACCGTGCCGATCATGGCGCGGCGCTGGGCCTCGTTCTTCGCCAGAAACGGCTGCAGCAGCCCCTCGCCGAAGGTGAAACCGTCCAGAAAGAAGTAGATGGTGAAGGTCAGCCCAATCAGGAAGAACCATACCGAGGCGAGCGTGCCCGGCAGGTCGGCGCTCATGGCCGCGCTCCTTCCGACAGGTAGTGCGGCGACGGCAGCGAGGGGGCCTCCACTTCCGGCTCGTGCATGCCGGCGCGGGCCGTGCGGGTGAGCAGAAAGATGTCCAGGCCGATCAGGGTGAGGTACACCACCCAGAAGGCGGTGAGCGACACGAACACCCACAGCGGATTCAGGGGGCTGACCGCGTCCTGGGTGCGCAGCAGGCCCTGCACGATCCACGGCTGACGGCCCATCTCGGTGGTGATCCAGCCGCTGAAATTCGCCAGATGCGGCACGAGCGGCATGACGAGCAGCACCGGATACAGCCGGCCCGGATCATCCAGCTTGCCCTGTCGCCAGCGAAAGACGTAAATCAGACTGACGAGCAGCATGATCACTCCCAGCCCGATCATTACCCGGAAGGCCCAGTACACCGGCCAGACCCAGGGAATGTAGTTGCCAGGGCCGTAGCGGGCCTCGTACTCGGCCTGCAACTCGTTGATGCCTCTGGCCTTTTCCGTGAAGTTGTTGAAGGCCAGAAACGAGCCCAGATACGGCAGGCTGATCTCAAAGCGGTTCTCGCGCAGGGCGTTGCTGGGCAGGGCCACCAGACTCTCGGGCATGCCCACGCCCTTCGGGGTATCCCACAGGGCGCTGAAGGCGGCGTACTTCATGGGCTGGTCCTGAATGGCGGTTTGCCCCTGCACGTGCCCGGAGGCCAGCACGCCCAGCGACCCCACCGAGGCGACGAGCAGGGCGACCTTGAAACTGGTGCGGAAGGCCCCGGGGTTGTGCCTGCGCCGCAGGTGGTAGGCGCTGACCGCGAGCACGAAGAAGGCCGCCACCGTCAGGCCGCCGGTGAAGATGTGCGAGAACCACTGCAGCCCCTTGGGATTGAAGACCACCGCCGAAAAATCGGTGAGCACGGCGCGGCCCCCCTGAAGCTCGAAGCCCACGGGGTTTTGCATCCACGCGTTGGCGATGATGATCCAGAAGGCGCTGATGGCCGTGCCGACCGCCACGATCCAGATGCTTGCCAGGGACGCCCAAGCGGGAATCCGGTCCTTGCCGAACCACCATAGCCCCAGAAAGGTGCTTTCCAGAAAGAAGGCCATCAGCACTTCCAGCGCCAGCGGCACGCCGAAGATGTTGCCCACGAAGTTGGAAAAGCCCTGCCAGTTCATGCCGAACTGGAATTCCTGCACGATGCCGGTAACCACACCCACGGCGAAATTGATAAAGAACAGGTGGCCGAAAAAGCGGGTCAGGTTCTCCAGCCGGAGGTCGCCCGAGCGGTAGGCCATGGTCTGGAGGATGGCGATGATCAGCGCGAACCCCACCGTGAAGGGCACGAAGAAGTAATGAAAGATGCTGGTGGTGGCGAACTGAAAGCGCGACAGATCCAGGGTGGACAGGCCAAAAATCTCGTTCATATCGCTTGCCTCCGGGTGGGGGGCGTCTGAGCGGGGCATTCAGGCGCGGGCACAAGCTGACCGGCCCGCAGGATCAGGTGCCGCTGGGCCAGCCCGAGCGGAGCCGTGCGGTGGGTCACGATCAGCAGACCACGCCCGGACCATTCCCGGGCGATGAAGGCGAGCACCCGCTGCTCGGTTTCCGGGTCGAGGTGGGCGGTGGGTTCGTCCAGCAGCAGCATCTCGGCGGGCCGCAGCAGCGCGCGCGCCACGCTGACCCGTGCCCGTTCGCCGCCGCTCAGCCGGGTACCGCCCTCGCCCACCCAGGCGTTGAGGTCCAGGTGGCCCAGGCCCAGCCCGTCCAGCACGGCGCGCAGGCGTTCATCGCTGGCCCGATGGTCGCCCAGGTGCAGGTTCTCGCGCAGGGTACCGTCCAGCAGGGGGGCGTCCTGCTCGTGCAGGCTCAGGCGGGCACGCAGCCCGGCGAGGTCGAGGGTGCGCAGATCGGCTCCGTTCAGCGTCACGCGGCCCCCGTCCGGATCGAGGTCGCGGGACAGCAGCCGCGCCAGGGTGGTCTTGCCGCCGCCGCTGGGGCCAGAGATCGCCAGCGTCTCGCCCGCCCGCAGATCGAGGTTCAGGCTGTCCAGCACGGTGCGCCCCGCCCGGCGCACCGTGACGTTCTCCAGCCGCAGGTGCAGGGGACCGGTGGGCACGGTCGCCGGGGTGTCGGGCGAGGTCACGGCTGGAGCCAGGGCCTCCAACGCGAGGCGGCGCTGCCCGGCGGCCCCCGCCACGGCGTCAGCGGCGGGCACGGCCGAGAGCGGCGCGGCGGCGTCGAAGGCGGCGGCGGCGGCCAGCACGACGCCGGCGAGCCACACCCCACTCAGCTCGCCCGCCCCCACCAGCGCGGCCCCACGCCACAGCACCCCCGTGACGGCGAGGGCGAAGGCCGCTTCCTGGGCCAGCGCCAGCCCGGCATTCACCCGGCCCAGGCGGAGGGCCACCCCGGCCAGCCGTTCCGAGAGCCGGGCGAGTTCGGGCGCGTGGTGGGTGGCCGCGTTGTCGCCGCCCCCGGCCAGAGCGTCCAGCAGGCGGGCGGCGTGCTCGCGTGACAGGGTGACCTCCTCACGCGCCAGCCGGGCCACCCGGGGACGCACCGCCCAGACCGCTCCGGCCGCGAGCCCCAGCGGCCCCACTGCGAGCAGCGCCAGGCCCGGATCCAGACCTACCAGCCCGGCGAGCAGCACCGTGAGCACCCCCGCCAGGGCGGCGAGCGGCAGGATCACGCGCAGGAACCGGAACTGGGCAGCGTCCACATCGGGTCCCGCACGCGACAGCAGGTCGCCGCCGCGCTCGAAGGCGAGCAGGTCGCGCCCGAAGCGCGAGACGGTATCGAACAGGCGCAGCCGCAGTCCTTCGCCGGCTTTCAGGGCCGCCGCGTGGCCGGTCAGGCGCTCGGCGTAGCGCAGGCCCGCCCGGCCCAGGCCCAGCGCCCGCACCGCCGTGACGAGCAGCGTGAGGCTCAGGAAATCGGCCGGACGCAGCGCGGCGCGCGAGATCAGCACGCCCGAGGTCGCGGCCAGCCCGACGCCCGCACATGCGGCCAGCACGCCCAGCACGGTGGGCAGATTCAGGGCCCTCACGCGGCGGCCCCCGCATGCGCGGGCTGCAGGGCCACGTCCAGCCACTCCGCCGGAGCGCGGCGGTGGGTGGCCAGCACCACGGTGCGGTCCGCGAAGGCCGATCCGACCGCCGCCAGCACCTCCGCCTCGCTGCCGGCGTCGAGGTGGGCGGTCACCTCGTCCAGCAGAATCAGGCAGGCCCCCGAGAGCAGCGCGCGGGCCAGGGCCAGCCGGGCCGTCTCGCCGCCCGAGAGCTGCACGCCTCCCTCGCCCAGCGGGGTGTTCCAGCCGGCAGACAGGGCGTCCAGCACCTCGGCCAGCCCGACGGCCTGGGCCGCGCGGCGGACCTCGGCCTCGGTGGCGTCCGGGTTCCACAGCTTCAGGTTCTCAGTCACGCTGGCCGCGATCAGGCGCGGATACTGCGGCACAAAGGCCACCCGGGCCTGCCAGCCGGCGGCCTCCAGGGCGTCGAGCGGCGTGCCGTCCACCTGCACCGTGCCGGCATACGGCACATGCTTGCGCAGGGCGTGCAGCAGGGTGGTCTTGCCGCTGCCGCTGGGGCCGCGCAGGGCGGCGTGGGTTCCGGGGGGAAGGTCCAGGGTCAGCGCCGCGGTGGGGCGGGTCAGTTCGGCGCGGGCCGACACCAGCTGAAGATGGGGAACGGACGGTCCGACCTGCGCGGTCCCCGACGGCGCGACCGGGGCGGCCATCAGGTCACACAGTCGTCCTGCAAGCGGTTCGGCGTCCAGCGCTGCGTGCCGGTCGGCGCCCAGTTGCCGCAGCGGTCCGAAGAACTCGGGCACCAGCATCAGCGCCGCGAGCGTGGGAGCCAGCGCCGCCTCTCCGCCGAACAGCCGCACGCCGGTCCATACGGCGACCAGCGCGGTGGCCAGGGTGGCCGCAAAGTCCATCACGAAGCCGCTGAGAAACGCCACCTTCAGGACGCCCAGGGTGGTGGCACGCTGCCGGGCCGCGGACTGCGCCAGCACCTCCCGGTACGCCGCCACCGCTCCGAAGGCATGCAGGGTGGGCAGATGCCGGGTCACGGTCAGCAGCCGTGCCGAGAGGCGGGTATGGGCGACCCACTGCCGCTCGGTGGCTGTCCCGGTCGCCAGCCCCACGAGGGCCAGGAAGCCCACCGTGAGCGGCCCGGTCAGCAGCAGCAGGCCAGCCGTGGCCGGGTCCAGCCGGAAGGTGAAGGCCAGCACCACCACGAACGCGAGCGCCGCGTGCAGCGCGCCCGGCAGGTAGCGGGCATAGTATGGGGTCAGGTGCGGGCTTAGCTCGGCGTCCAGTGCGGCCAGATCGGCGCCGCGCCGGCCCGAGAGCGCCACCGGTCCCAGCGCGAGGGCCCGGGAGGTCAGTCGCCCGCGCCACACCCGCACCTCCTGCGCGGCCAGCGCCTGTCCGGTCCACTCACGGCCCGTTCGTCCCAGGGCGCGGCCCGCGAGCAGCGCCGCGATCAGGGCCAGGGTGTCCGGCGCCGGAAGGGAGCCGCCCAGCAGGGACGCTGCGATGGCCCCGGCGATCTGTACGAAGGCCAGCGCCGTGCAGAGCAGACCCAGCGTGCTGAAGGCGGCGCTGAGCAGCAACCGGCGGCGTACCCCCGCAGAAACTGCCAGCTCCCGCAGCGCCGGGCGCGTGGGCGGCGCCCGCTGAATCCCGACCCGCTGAACCCGCGTCTGGAATGCCATGGCCGCAGCCTGCGCTGCCGGACCGGGCGACACAAGGTCAGGCGTCCTCAGGCCTGGGGCCGCCCGAAAGGGCAAATGTTGTACCGCCCGGGCGTGCCCGGTCCTCTTCTCCTCTCCCCTACTCGCCCCGCAGCGCCCCGGCAAACCACGACGTGATCACATCCGGGCGCGTGATGGCCGAACCGACCACCACAAAGGCCGCGCCGTGGTCCAGCGCCCGGGCCGCGTCGTGTGGGGTGTGAATCCGGCCCTCAGCCACGAAGGGCACCCCGGCCGCCCGCAGCTCGTCCATCAGGAGCCAGTCGGGCGTGCTGAGCTGCCGGCTGTGGGGCGTGTAGCCCGCCAGCGTGGTGCCCACCACATCGGCGCCCAGCGTCATGGCGGTGTGGGCCTCGTCGAGGGTGCTGATGTCGGCCATGACCAGCGCGCCCGCCGCGTGGACGGCGGCGAACAGTTCGGCCAGCGGCTGGGGCCGGGGCCGCCCGGTGGCG contains the following coding sequences:
- a CDS encoding YeeE/YedE family protein, with product MTEFLDVLRSPWPWYVAGPLIGLMVPLLLWLGNKGFGISANLRHACAILLPDPVKPNFFRYNWRAEKWNLVFAAGLLLGGLVAGGLLANPEPTQLSAAGVQSIQDLGVQVRPGLVPAELSDLSRPGVWLLLAVSGLLVGFGTRYGGGCTSGHAITGLSTLQLPSLVATVSFFVGGILSANFILPLFLAVIL
- a CDS encoding YeeE/YedE family protein, producing the protein MSDIPGVHSEASTPRSATALPVYLLVGLYFGVVLVKSEAASWYRIQEMFRFESFHMFGVIGAAVVTGMITTALLRRSGVKSRDHQTIKVTDKARGWKRYVYGGLTFGVGWGLAGVCPGPILTLLGAGVWPMLIVLGFALLGTWLYGALQNRLPH
- the cydB gene encoding cytochrome d ubiquinol oxidase subunit II, yielding MSADLPGTLASVWFFLIGLTFTIYFFLDGFTFGEGLLQPFLAKNEAQRRAMIGTVGPFWAANEVWIILGAGAIFAAFPLWYGTLLTALYPMFALILLALIGRGVAFEYRAEMDNPRWRIFWDVTAFVCNALPAFLWGMIMANMVRGLPIGAGGRYGGGVSETIDLFSVMGGLATLSLFVLHGATFLLLRLDPAGDLHRKARRAALTFGAFATVLVLGFVLLGFVGRELFNAFGLSEWLFPALAALNLGLIWLALTLRRDALAFAATGLTIVFSTATIFVSLFPNVMPSTLGAAYDLTVVNAASEPYTLRLLSWACGIFLPLIIAYQGWNFWVFRRRMQGRDHAEDGQMVYGQDGP
- a CDS encoding cytochrome ubiquinol oxidase subunit I, with translation MNEIFGLSTLDLSRFQFATTSIFHYFFVPFTVGFALIIAILQTMAYRSGDLRLENLTRFFGHLFFINFAVGVVTGIVQEFQFGMNWQGFSNFVGNIFGVPLALEVLMAFFLESTFLGLWWFGKDRIPAWASLASIWIVAVGTAISAFWIIIANAWMQNPVGFELQGGRAVLTDFSAVVFNPKGLQWFSHIFTGGLTVAAFFVLAVSAYHLRRRHNPGAFRTSFKVALLVASVGSLGVLASGHVQGQTAIQDQPMKYAAFSALWDTPKGVGMPESLVALPSNALRENRFEISLPYLGSFLAFNNFTEKARGINELQAEYEARYGPGNYIPWVWPVYWAFRVMIGLGVIMLLVSLIYVFRWRQGKLDDPGRLYPVLLVMPLVPHLANFSGWITTEMGRQPWIVQGLLRTQDAVSPLNPLWVFVSLTAFWVVYLTLIGLDIFLLTRTARAGMHEPEVEAPSLPSPHYLSEGARP
- the cydC gene encoding thiol reductant ABC exporter subunit CydC, with product MRALNLPTVLGVLAACAGVGLAATSGVLISRAALRPADFLSLTLLVTAVRALGLGRAGLRYAERLTGHAAALKAGEGLRLRLFDTVSRFGRDLLAFERGGDLLSRAGPDVDAAQFRFLRVILPLAALAGVLTVLLAGLVGLDPGLALLAVGPLGLAAGAVWAVRPRVARLAREEVTLSREHAARLLDALAGGGDNAATHHAPELARLSERLAGVALRLGRVNAGLALAQEAAFALAVTGVLWRGAALVGAGELSGVWLAGVVLAAAAAFDAAAPLSAVPAADAVAGAAGQRRLALEALAPAVTSPDTPATVPTGPLHLRLENVTVRRAGRTVLDSLNLDLRAGETLAISGPSGGGKTTLARLLSRDLDPDGGRVTLNGADLRTLDLAGLRARLSLHEQDAPLLDGTLRENLHLGDHRASDERLRAVLDGLGLGHLDLNAWVGEGGTRLSGGERARVSVARALLRPAEMLLLDEPTAHLDPETEQRVLAFIAREWSGRGLLIVTHRTAPLGLAQRHLILRAGQLVPAPECPAQTPPTRRQAI
- a CDS encoding ATP-binding cassette domain-containing protein; this encodes MAFQTRVQRVGIQRAPPTRPALRELAVSAGVRRRLLLSAAFSTLGLLCTALAFVQIAGAIAASLLGGSLPAPDTLALIAALLAGRALGRTGREWTGQALAAQEVRVWRGRLTSRALALGPVALSGRRGADLAALDAELSPHLTPYYARYLPGALHAALAFVVVLAFTFRLDPATAGLLLLTGPLTVGFLALVGLATGTATERQWVAHTRLSARLLTVTRHLPTLHAFGAVAAYREVLAQSAARQRATTLGVLKVAFLSGFVMDFAATLATALVAVWTGVRLFGGEAALAPTLAALMLVPEFFGPLRQLGADRHAALDAEPLAGRLCDLMAAPVAPSGTAQVGPSVPHLQLVSARAELTRPTAALTLDLPPGTHAALRGPSGSGKTTLLHALRKHVPYAGTVQVDGTPLDALEAAGWQARVAFVPQYPRLIAASVTENLKLWNPDATEAEVRRAAQAVGLAEVLDALSAGWNTPLGEGGVQLSGGETARLALARALLSGACLILLDEVTAHLDAGSEAEVLAAVGSAFADRTVVLATHRRAPAEWLDVALQPAHAGAAA
- a CDS encoding N-acetylmannosamine-6-phosphate 2-epimerase, with product MPDRSVLDRLAGQLVVSCQADPGSPLRDSQTIARMALAAQRGGAAGLRIQGFEDVGAVRAACALPIIGLTKTDRADTDVYITPTAEEAARLGELGCALVALDATGRPRPQPLAELFAAVHAAGALVMADISTLDEAHTAMTLGADVVGTTLAGYTPHSRQLSTPDWLLMDELRAAGVPFVAEGRIHTPHDAARALDHGAAFVVVGSAITRPDVITSWFAGALRGE